The sequence tatatatcaaataTGCAACTTGATAGGGAATAGTGTGCTTTGGCTTTTAGCAGTAGTACATGgtacagcaaagacaaaaaaatatccaTAGACAACAATAAGAATTTGgtaaaacaagtgagaaaacctAGTCTCCATTGGAGCTTCATTCCTCAGACATATGTCACAGTCAAAACATTATTCCAAAATTAAATGAGTCATAGAATGTTAAACTTTAGATGAATGAACTGGCATTCTGatatctttaatggtttttactCAATTGGAGTTTCAGGTTTTGAATTTTGGAGATTTTACTAGAGATTGTTCAACTtaatgtgatgatgtcacacacgAACCTTcgagctgtttaaactttgcaacatttttgaaaataagctctttttatttccataatAGTTAAACTTTTTATGCAGTttacacatcaaaacatttaggcatttttatttcttttacccAGTGTCTCTGTTACAGCTACAGGACTTATGATTTTCTCTCAATCCCCCCCAGAGGGCAGAGAGAGCTCATCTAAACTCTTTTTGACTTCTATTGTATTTGAGCTCAAAGTTTATCTGCAGAACTGGTACtgaattgtctttttaaaaagcccagTGGACACCTGAAAATGTATAACAATTTGACACTTGTGTCACATACagttggagatttttttttttttttttttttttggtacagcttttagttttcacacagtttgaaGCTTACCTTCTACTCTGCagttctgtctgcctgtcttatcaAGACTGCAGTCAGGAAGTGACAGAagggtgtgtggttaccatgacCCTAATAAGCcactttaatatttgttttgatctttgttctttttgcacttttagcttaaacataaaaacacattagatTTTGTTAGCTTGCATTATTACATAAGTTAGCTCCAAATCACTGCAGGgctttatagaagaaagttgatATATGTTGGAAATCTGCACTTGCACCTCTCAGcctttcttcagaaatgttctagtttattttattcttacatACTTACTTGTACCAACAGTGGGCAACAGAAAGCACCCACTGGTTGTTGATGAGCACCCCTCCACAGAAGTGGTAGCCATAATTGAGAGATGCCATGTAAGGACGAGAGTGAGGCTCACACTCCTCTCCTCCGATGATCTTGCCATCGTTACGAGGAACTGCCACTGttcacaaaagaaataaaaaaatgtttaaatccaATCTGCAGCCACAACATCTAATTTTAAATGCTCTTGTGTGCATATTAACAAATGCGAGCGCAGTATTTGTGtccttcttgtgtttctttacCAGCAGCTCCAACAACCAGCAGAAGACAGAGCAGCCTCATAATGCTAAGTGACCAGAAGACACCTGGACTCACCTATATTTATACCCCGTCAGCCTGCTGTGCTTACCCTATTTCCCCCACCTcctttctttgctctttttgttgaCCCCATCTGTGTTTTCACACCGAGTTCTTGGTTTTTGGTGCTAAATGCGCTTCACCAAATCTCTTGTTTTATCATGctccaatttttttatttgtccaccTTGGCCCTGTCACAGCacacacccttttttttttttgattatgtcaTCTGTTCCCCTTCTCAAAGTCTCCACACATTGAACACAGGTTTGGGATTCTCTCACTCATTTGTTCTTGGCAAACTTCAACATAAAACTATGCAAACAGTGATGCAGCCTTTTgaataaaaaagcttaaatgaaaacagttacAGTATTGagtgtcaaaatatttttaatttttgttgttgttgttgttgttgttgttgaagaaATTCAGAAAATGATGCAGAATAAATGTGTCGTTGTATATCTCTGCTCTTGGTCACCTTTGAGTAAAAGCCAAAAGAGGTGAGAAAGAAGCCATCTGTGGTTTCTGAAGCAGCAAAATAACAGAACatggtgttttttatgtttgaatcaatctgaatacaaataaaataaaatgcaatattagtgaattaaaaaaaaaaccctaactgGTCATTTACTGGAGTGTTTGCTGAAAAGACAGTTGCATATTCATGTCCAAGACAAGGATTGGAGTGGGAGGAGTGGACAGAAATCTGAAGGAGCGTGGATGTGTTCGGGTGAAAGGTGTTGAGGAGGAGGGATACATGGGAGGTCACAGAGAAGTTGAAGTATAAATGCAGAAACAGGTCATCAACGTCCAGTCTGATTGTGGGCAGGACTGAGTCAGCCAAACCATGATTGTCCTGATGGTTTTCATGCTCCTGGGAGCTGCAGGTAACAACCATTTGCAGTATTTACAAATGTGTtagaataacaaaataaaaggagaataaatggttaattttaaaaagtttcctTTTTCATAATTCAACAGCTGCAGCGCCTATGGATGACAAGATTGTTGGAGGCTACCAGTGTGACGCTCACTCTCAGCCCTGGCAGGTGTCCATCAATATCGGCTACCACTTCTGTGGCGGCTCCCTCATTAATGACCAGTGGATCATCTCTGCTGCTCATTGCTGGCAAAAGTTTGTACCAAATCCTTCTATTCAATCACACTTTGAAAACATTGTGGCCAGGAGAACTACAGTCAGCTATTGTTGCTTCATTTTCAGCCCCTTTTCCCAGATTGCCATCTTGGGAGACAACCACATCTGGGAGCACGAAGGCACTGAGCAGTACATGTCAGTAGATGCCATCTACTGGCACGAGAGCTATGATTACAAGACCCTGGACTATGACATCATGCTGATGAAGCTGGCACACCCCGTCACTGTGAACGAGTATGTCAAGCCTGTCTCCTTGCCCAAAGCCTGTCCCACACCTGGGGACATGTGCACTGTGTCAGGATGGGGGAATATCTACTCTGATGAAGGTGAGCTCTGTCTAATCTTGGCAATGAACGACATCAAAGAGGTTCTTATCTGACGACGATGATGAAACTGTTACTGGTCACAGCGGGTGCGGACGGGGTAGGATCATTTAAAGTCACACCATGAGAGAAGATAAGCAATCCTGGACCTCCAGTAACGTAGAGGGCTGAACACAACAGAATAATAACAAgtaacatttacataaaatttgaaatgttaTTGGTCAAGTTACTAAGGTGACATTAAGATGTTACCTTTGATGTATTTCTTGCAGAATTCATCctggttttcagctttttctttttcagcatttgtgttaataattaaaggcctagcattccttaaagagaTGCAGAACACCTGCAGTCTTTCAAGACACAATTTGAAACTAGGATCTTGAAAATTAAAAGAGTTTTAGCCTTGTTGAGCagatctttaaaataaagtcatgaacAAATGCACACACTATTGCAAGATCTGCCACCATTCATTAGTACTTGGAGTATGCATTGGGAatgactaccacaccaaattttagctcaatacctatATAACTGACtgcattatattttttttcttaacttttctAAGGACATCTTGAAATGGGGTGACTCCAATGACTAATGCAAAAATTTTAAATCCTCAcaagatctgttagcgctcaaatgttgtgttggggatgactctcagctactttcacaccaaaatgtagcttaatatttgtaaaaatcaaccaagttatggacatttttgtattgactaatgttgattagctgtggctatTGTACTCTGAATTAACTGTAAAAtccagttgctgtttttttcttttttttcatttgtttttgacacattttgttaatttaaactCATAATGTCACAGAACCTGCAAAATCACAtgctgtttacatttaaaaccttATGTGAACCTCTTTACAACCAGGTCCCCAACATTACTTTACAACAAGAAACCAATTACAGCTGCTGTTCAGATGTGTCAGTGATGGGGTCAGATGAGATACTCTGAGATGTTCActtaagataaaaataattatccCATTACTCaacctctgtttttcttttcttgccttTAACTACAGTGTTCAACCCATTTTACCTCCAGTGTGTGGAAGTCCCCATCTTGTCCAACAAGGACTGTGAAGCCTCCTACCCTGGGATGATCACCGAGCGCATGGTGTGTGCTGGATACCTGGAGGGAGGCAAGGATGCTTGTCAGGTATAATTTGCACAGttagaacaagaacaaaaaaatggccTTTGGCAATTCTAAACAATACAGCTTAATTTGAATGACAAGATTGCATAAATAagcacttttctttctttccttgtCTTGTTCAGGGTGACTCTGGAGGCCCTCTGGTGTGTAACGGCGAGCTGCAAGGAATCGTCTCTTGGGGTCAGGGCTGTGCTCAGCCTAACTACCCAGGTGTTTACACCAAAGTCTGCTCTCTGATGCCCTGGATCAACGAGACCCTTTCCAGATACGGCTAGGCTGTGATCTGCCATCACAGAACTACATGAGAGAAAAGGGGAAACGGGATAGAGAATGAGACCGGAGGAGACGGAGACAGCAGGTGGCTGTGGGtaatttcagaaacaaaatgaacaagacAACAGCAAAGAAAAGCCACAAGGAGAAATGGtgggagagaagaaaaaaaaaagtgtcatatttcatcaataaaatctttaattttgtcTTGCATCAGTGTTTTTTATAATGATGGTACTGATCTGTGAAAATTATGCAactctttttaaatcaataatgaaataactcagtgaattttaatGCTGTCTAGAAAAGGTACGCTGACAgtatttctgtccttttttaatcttcatcTGACGATATTACAAAGTAATAATTACCATAAGAGTACCTAtctgatggggaaaaaaaagatggtgtAAAAATCAATGAAAGAGGACTCATTTGAAAATTTGTAAACCTGAGTTTTCTGCACTGCGTTACTTTTACATTGAATAGTTTTGTTCCAGGTAGCTGATTTTGCAACACAAGTTTTAAATGGACCAGTCCTGGTGATGGACCACAGTCGACTCGGTTTTCAGTGTAAACAACCATCTGCTTctactgtgtaatgcaaaagtgaacgtagtgtaaaggtttataatcTAGTGTTTGcctgagattggagttgtttaaagagggcagaaatctgctttagaGCTGGGCCCACGTTGCATAGCCCCTCGCCAAAACCTCTGCCTGATATCCCAGACTGATAAAGCTCTGAGCTATTTCTGCTCCAAGATTTTGATAACAACTCtacagaattttatttaaaaaaaaaatctgaacagtCGCTTTAAGAGCTTTTATAAATCGTATttttgtgacacacacacagagttttaGACATATGTCTAAATGGATCAAATGTAACCTgtttaacatataacatttttttaaacatattaacacacttaaatatatattattgtgAACAACAATATaacacattattttcaaaaaatacagcATCCATGTTAAAAGTATCTCCTGAATGCTAGATATTTTAATGCTGTATGTTTGGTCACATGAAGGCTTTGAATTGTGGAGCCCAGGAAGTCACAAAGAAACTGGAGCAATGAATagtggctttttgtttgtttgtttgtttgtttgtttgtttgtttgttttaaagaaccaTAGAATCCCGTTCACAACAAAAGCAATCAGACACATTTACTGCagaagtcttttcttttttaattcttaataataattctaatttaaattggttgttttattattcagagcAGCAGATTGAACGAAAATAGCAAATTATGTTAAGCTGCCTCATTAAACATCTTTAACTGGATCAATTAGTTGCTGGTCGTGCGACTCTCCAGCCCTTCAATAAAGATGCAGACCTGACAATGAATGAGACCAATTCTACAGGAGAAAATCTGTGGAGCACTGAAGCTGGTAAGCCAGAATCAAACTCAACTAGTCTAAGATTTTTTAgatatatctttattttttgacatcCTTGCCTCCCTCCAGGCATCCAGTACAGAACATGGAGTCAATAATGAGCCCGGTTCTTTCAGTCCCCTTCAAACAGGATGGGGATGTCCAAACACTGCAGCTTGCTCCTACTGACAACTGgagaacaaaaataacttggaaaaaaaagtgaaaatatatatCTGGAAGATAGATcaatctgaaagaaaataaaggcctaacattctcTGAGGGAATGCACATTACCCACCATCTATGACAAGGTATGGGATGAAGAACTGCTCTGTTTTCTCGTTCTGCTCTCCCAGATGCACTTTAtgttgctaaaaacaaaatacatagaACAGATTTGTGCTCCACAAGAGTGATCAGCAAATGCTAATCTCACTTAGAGAAATACTAGAAATACTGCATGAGTCAGTGAGCAGCAGTCAGAACCCAGGGAAATTAAGCAGGGAGTAGAACAATAGAACAGTCAAACTGCAGAGAACCTGATGGGGCTGAGAGTTGGGCTTGATGTTCTACTTGTAATAAAATGCAACTGAAAGCACACATTATCAGCCTAAATTTATCCatctcttcatttttcttttcttttattattttttaccataAGATTAAAGTATGCCCAAAACATAAAGTACGATGCATTTGTATAACTACTAGTTCCTAATCATGTTATCACATTCAAATGCTGAAGCCGGATCGAGTTTATTTTTGGGACAACAGCCAAGAGGCTgtttgcagacagacacacaatcaGCTACAATAAAACGTTACAGCCACAGGCAGCTCCAGTGAGCAGAAATATGACCAGAGACCTCATGGTTGTTATGTGATCCTGTTGATAAGACCTTCACCTGCAGCTGGGATTTATACTCTCAGAGAGAGCTGCCTCGGCTTTCCGAGCATCTTCATTGGCCAGGAAAGAGCCTGTCTCAATGTCTGTTTGCTGGGGGCTGGTTGATTGGATTTAAAGATTAGAGAAAGTTGTACTGTCAAGATAGTAAAGCTGCTGTTTGTATTGAAAAGCATTGCATTTCCTTCAGTCCTCCTCCTAAACAGCAGGTGTTGCTAAAGACCAAACCAGTGATAGGAATAATAAGGGCATTTAAACTGAGGTAATATGGCCACAATTCTTAATTCTAAAAGCTCAAAATAGGCAGAGTCGCAGAGTAGAAAAGgaatatgactttttttctgtgaaaaatgtgACTATATTTCTATGGAAAATCTTTCTGCttacttaaaaaatgacaaaatactaATCACTTCCTCTGAAATACTCAATAAACTGCTCAAACTGGGGTTTCATCATCAATATGAGTGCTTTTATACGGATTCTggccttttaaaaacaactccaatctcaataATCGCTTCTCCACTGAGTCTGCAGCAGAGTCCATCCCATAGATCATCTCTTATCTCGACCTTATGGAGGCTTGTGTCACTGAAGACAACCAGCAAGACTCCGAATATTTGGAAAAGAACAAGACATTTGGGGAATTGGATGAAAAGGGGAACAGAATGGAAGAATTCAACAAATGGGAGAGCtgaatttaatttctttcattaacaaaaacatttgtaaccTAGTAAAtcacagcacattttaaagttttacatcacATATAAACctcaaatgttaaaaagcagGGCAGCATGGTGGAGTGGTAAATAACACTTTCACCCACTGATACAATACatatcttttaaactttttaaattagattgacacatttatttatgaaattttTAATACTTTACTACTTATTGGTTAAAAGCTGTGTTACTTGTTCGTTTTTCGAGTCAGAACATACAACATGTCGCCTCTATATTTAGATGTATTTGAAGACAGTATCTCACAGCTGTGTGTTTCACAGCAGCTGTTGCCTAAAATCTAAATTCACTTATGGAGGTTCTGGTTGCTTTCTGTTAAACTGCCTCTAATCTTGGACCTGGAAGATTTGCAATAAAATTACTTTCACAatttgaaaccaaaaaaaataaaaaatcctatTCTACAGACAACAAACCACATGAACTTTTAATATTAGTTGGACTCTCCTCATATCTCCATGTCTTTTTATGCCTTCATGCTTTCTGTTCCCATTTctcagaacaaataaataaaaacatacacataaagaagaaataaaactctgCCTGCTTGTGAGTAAAAGTGCAGAATAAGTGATGCACTCATGATGCCTTAGTGTCAGCAAATGTACGAGCTTCATGCTGCTTAAAAGCAAAGCCATATTTCAAGATGGCAGTTCCAGGATTTATCAAGGTCAAGTTGTGAAAAGGAGCACAAGAAATGATTTTCACTCAAAATGATTTTGGtggtttttatattatttaaaatccaaCTTAATCAAGTCCTAAAATTCAGTCAGCAACAGCTCCATAACTGCAAGGCCAAACTGAGCAGACTTGAGCTCTCTGGATAAAAGCTCAGGTTAATATTAATCTACAGTCTGAGCAGCTCTGTGAATTTAGACTGAAACaccaaaatattcaaaaaaacattttaataatttggtGTGTCAGTACATTTATGAAACAATaattaatgaaaagaaaaatggagcagAGTGACAAGTTGATACAATGAGCAGAATAACAATCCGAGACCTTATGACAGtaaaaagatcattttcttTATCAAATACGCTGTTTTACATCTACTTCAAGAGGCCTGATTGCTCTAAAGAAAACTGGTATAAGCTGTTATTCCTTAGATGAGTTTTTTCCCTTGGCGCCCAACAACAAACAGTCTAATATTAATCAAACCAGTGAGCTGGAACAGATGGAGTTTTCACATCATGCCTTCAGTCTCAAGGCGGTGTAACCAATCAGTGTCAACAGCATGACCAGAGCTGGCGTAACAGTATATAAAACTttatctgcaggaaaaaaaaaatagaaaaggaaagaaaaagaaaagaaaaagaaaaatgatgttgCACAATAAATGAACATGAAGGTAACATTATTCTATTgtattcagatttttattatttgcctATTTaatggggggtttttttgttgttttttgctaatTATACTGAAGTTGATCACTTTACTGTGATACTACTGTGATACTTTACTAACTCACACAAGAATAACTTTGTGTGAACATTTCTTAcgaattaggatttaaattctttatgctgttcttctgttttcagtaTCACCTTATAATggttttttcacacatttttaactcagaaaatcatttaaaaaaattaatgacaAAAATTTTGTCACTTCACATTTACTTTTAGTAAATGATAAAGCCAGACAAGTTCAAGTATTACTTCTTAAGTGTTTACTAAAAAATGCACAACACATCAGTAAAGACTATAAAGTGTTTTCTAtgtcttcaggtgtttttttttatatacagtactgtaagaagtttgattaaaatcttcTTCGTCTTTGAGATtcatgataaagaaaaaaagaaaaatgaaccgGTAAATACTTGGGATTACATTCAAGTGTTGTGCAATCaagtttttgtgtatttgacgttcatcagaaataaatcaatcaTAGTGGATTTCAAAAACGCATTTACACACGAGGACCATCatcctgttctgttttttttacatatagtTAATCTTCTTTTGggggtttaaaaatatttaagccCCTCATCAGAGTTCTGAAAGGCCAGCCTTCAgtgcaaaaatatttgtttttccaacatTCGAGATTGTCTTATTCAGGGTTCTGATTGGTCAAAGATAACAGTAGGAGGTGACCGCAGCAGGAAAACTCAGAACTACCTTCCTATAAAAGCAGGGCTGCAGGTGAAGTCCTCTCATCAACAGGATCACTCAGCAACCATGAGGTCTCTGGTGTTTGTTCTGCTCATTGGAGCTGCCTGTAAGAACAGCTTTTTAATAGTATTCAATTGGTCTGATAACAGAAACgttcttttaaacattaaatggcttgttttctgtgtgttttcagttgcCTTGGACGACGACAAGATCGTCGGAGGGTATGAGTGCGAGCCACACTCTCAGCCCCATCAGGTGTCTCTGAATGCTGGATACCACTTCTGTGGTGGCTCTCTGGTCAACGCCAACTGGGTTGTGTCCGCTGCTCACTGCTACAAGTCGTAAGTGTACAAATTTCCTCAACATGCCTGCAGGTTTGAATTActtaggtt is a genomic window of Kryptolebias marmoratus isolate JLee-2015 linkage group LG16, ASM164957v2, whole genome shotgun sequence containing:
- the LOC119617783 gene encoding trypsin-2-like: MIVLMVFMLLGAAAAAPMDDKIVGGYQCDAHSQPWQVSINIGYHFCGGSLINDQWIISAAHCWQNPFSQIAILGDNHIWEHEGTEQYMSVDAIYWHESYDYKTLDYDIMLMKLAHPVTVNEYVKPVSLPKACPTPGDMCTVSGWGNIYSDEVFNPFYLQCVEVPILSNKDCEASYPGMITERMVCAGYLEGGKDACQGDSGGPLVCNGELQGIVSWGQGCAQPNYPGVYTKVCSLMPWINETLSRYG